CTTCGGGCAAATAGATTCCTCCTGATGGAGAAATGGTTCCCTCACCGGAAGATACTGAAGTTGCCAGTGTGTATCTGGTAATTGACAGTTGTTTGCCTTCGGTGGTAAAAGGAGAAGCCGGTAATCCCTCCTTGTTTATCAGATTGCCGATGGGATTTCCTGCGTAGGCGTAACGCACATGAACAGGGTTGGGTACTGATGGACTGGAAACTGTTACTGTATCATTATGTATCACAGCATTTGCCCATACAAAATTCTTATCAGAGCCGGCAATAGCAAATCCTTTTAACTCTCCTGATTTCGCCTGTAATCCTCCTCCGGTATGTATAAAGCGGCAGTGGATTTTTGACCCGTCGATAAACTTTTCGATAAACAGCGGTCCTGAATAAACCAGGTTCGATTCACCGTAAACTTTAGCTCTGGCAGGAAGTGCCAGCCGTCTTCCTGCTTCCTGTTTATTTCCAAAATGGAGACTGTCGCCAATATCGATATAAACGACCAGATCTGTATTTGGCACTGAGAGGCCCAGCCGCTGTGCTTCACGGATTACAGCGGAAGTAGCTGACTCATTCGGGCTGGTCTGAACTGTTCCGTAATTTGCTAATTGGCAAATAAGGAAAGGAAAATCACCAACTCCCCATACTTTTCTCCATCCGTTAATAAGCTGAGGCAGTCTGTCCTGATAATAGTTTGCAAGGCCGGAGGATCTATCCTGTTCTCCCTGCATCCATGCAGTCCCCCGTATAGTATATCCCTCCACCGGCTTGACCCAGGAGTTGTACATCGATCCGGCTGAGTTATCTATGGTTTTTATATTCGGGTCACTCGCTACAGTAGCCGGGTCAAGCCAACTGGCTATTGAGGTACCGCCAACCGCAGTCACTATCAGGCCGATTGCCACGTTGTCAAGTGCTTCCAGCAATTCTTTCCCGAAAAAGAATCCCAGACAGGAAAGTTTACCGACTTTTGCGGGTGTAGTGCAGGTTTCCCAGACATTGTTGGTGACTCCGCCGGCCTGACGAATTGTTAAAAAACGGAGTTTCGGCAGATTTGTACTGTTCATTATTGAACTGTAATGAGGATAATAACTTACACGTGTATCCATGTTGGACTGCCCGGCGCACTGCCACACTTCACCAATATATACATCTGTAATTGTGACAGTGTTTGTGCCTTTCACAGTCATGGTATAAGGCCCTCCAGCAGACATGGGGTCAAGTAAAACTGACCAGGATCCATTCTGTGCTGTTGTGCTTTTTGTCTGTCCATTGATGCTTACACTTACCTGTTCTCCATTTGAAGCGGAACCCCAGATCTTGACTTTCATATCTCTCTGGAGAACCATGGAGTTGGAAAAAGCATTGGGCATACTGACAGCAGAATAAATCTGCAGAGGAAAAAACAGTGTTATGAATGTGTATAGGAAAAACCGGTAACGCGGCTTCATTTTTTTACATCCCTTTCTGTTTGTTTCTTCAATTTCTTTGTGTTCGCCATATAAATTGTGCTGGTATTTACGGGGTCATAATGCAGTGAAACTCAAGTATTTAATGAAATCAACCACTTTTTCAGTCTTCCTGATGTGTTCCCTGATTAGTATCAGTTTCTTATCATTATATATAATACATTATTGGATGTCTTGTTCAGGATACTTGAATCAAGCCGGAAAATATATAGAACAGGAGGACTACAATAAGTGTTTTAA
Above is a genomic segment from Fibrobacter sp. containing:
- a CDS encoding carbohydrate-binding protein; protein product: MKPRYRFFLYTFITLFFPLQIYSAVSMPNAFSNSMVLQRDMKVKIWGSASNGEQVSVSINGQTKSTTAQNGSWSVLLDPMSAGGPYTMTVKGTNTVTITDVYIGEVWQCAGQSNMDTRVSYYPHYSSIMNSTNLPKLRFLTIRQAGGVTNNVWETCTTPAKVGKLSCLGFFFGKELLEALDNVAIGLIVTAVGGTSIASWLDPATVASDPNIKTIDNSAGSMYNSWVKPVEGYTIRGTAWMQGEQDRSSGLANYYQDRLPQLINGWRKVWGVGDFPFLICQLANYGTVQTSPNESATSAVIREAQRLGLSVPNTDLVVYIDIGDSLHFGNKQEAGRRLALPARAKVYGESNLVYSGPLFIEKFIDGSKIHCRFIHTGGGLQAKSGELKGFAIAGSDKNFVWANAVIHNDTVTVSSPSVPNPVHVRYAYAGNPIGNLINKEGLPASPFTTEGKQLSITRYTLATSVSSGEGTISPSGGIYLPEDTVTLSANAATGYIFDHWTGDLSGSSNPVKLVMDANKTVSAVFVADNKTYFSINTHISGLGRIDQVPSGTRVAEGSQVSFKATASKGWKFAGWSGDYTGTGEEYIISSLNKNIDLTALFIPENLFLYEAEDAIITDGVAESVNAGFSGTGYANVDNKIGSSIEIPVYVEHAGQRTITITFANGSTAARSFTIHVNREEVIASQVFEVTGAWTTWNKKEITLTLVQGVNTIKFTSNAADGGPNIDKIEIDNQTSISKGYLSEKASFKIRSGKLEITCLRPTVPVRVDLYNISGRKISCWNIRSDNNSRVSLPLGNLRNGNYIVHITMENSTNVQRLMFVQ